The following coding sequences lie in one Cyanobacterium sp. Dongsha4 genomic window:
- a CDS encoding NAD(P)H-quinone oxidoreductase subunit 4: MIADQFPWLTAMIALPLIAALLIPLIPDKQGKTLRWYALAVGLADFLLMCYVFWQNYDTTNASFQLTEKYSWIPQLGLSWAVSVDGLSMPLVLLAGFVTTLSMFSAWQVDRKPRLFYFLMLLLYSAQIGVFVAQDILLLFIMWELELVPVYLLVSIWGGQKRRYAATKFLLYTALASIFILIAGLALALSGGQQITFDMVELGLREYPIALEILLYGGLLVAFGVKLAIFPLHTWLPDAHGEASSPVSMILAGVLLKMGGYGLIRLNLGLLPEAHVYFAPLLVILGVINIVYGGFASFGQTNMKRRLAYSSVSHMGFVLIGIASFSDLAISGAMLQMLSHGLIAALLFFLAGVTYDRSHTMYLDEMGNIGKAMPKVFALFTAGALASLALPGMSGFVSELAVFVGFSNSPIYDSSFRTVTVLLSAVGLIVTPIYLLSMLRQLFYGNDQVQMCVIGKEELSTTDQDNEPAVCFGTNCILPTEAVYEDAKPREVFIALCFLVLVVAIGLYPKMATNLYDTTTVAINSQVSQTYTQIAETNSVLNPSQVAIR; this comes from the coding sequence ATGATAGCGGATCAATTTCCATGGCTTACCGCAATGATTGCCTTGCCTTTAATCGCCGCTTTGCTAATTCCTCTCATTCCTGACAAACAAGGAAAAACCCTGAGATGGTATGCTTTAGCTGTTGGATTGGCTGATTTTCTACTCATGTGTTATGTTTTCTGGCAAAATTACGATACAACTAATGCCAGTTTTCAGTTAACAGAGAAGTATTCTTGGATTCCTCAATTAGGTTTAAGTTGGGCAGTTTCCGTTGATGGTTTATCTATGCCCTTAGTTTTATTAGCTGGTTTCGTCACAACTTTATCCATGTTTTCTGCATGGCAAGTAGATCGCAAACCTCGATTATTTTATTTTTTAATGTTATTATTATATTCCGCCCAAATTGGTGTTTTTGTAGCCCAAGATATATTACTACTATTCATCATGTGGGAATTGGAATTAGTGCCTGTATATTTATTAGTTTCCATCTGGGGTGGTCAAAAAAGACGTTATGCGGCTACTAAGTTTTTACTCTACACTGCCTTAGCTTCTATCTTTATTCTCATAGCTGGATTAGCCTTAGCTTTATCTGGTGGCCAACAAATCACTTTTGATATGGTGGAATTAGGATTAAGAGAATATCCTATCGCCCTAGAAATTTTACTTTATGGTGGCTTGTTGGTTGCCTTTGGAGTCAAGTTAGCTATTTTTCCCCTTCATACATGGCTACCAGATGCCCACGGTGAAGCCTCCTCCCCTGTATCGATGATTTTAGCGGGAGTTTTATTAAAAATGGGTGGCTATGGTTTAATTCGCCTCAATTTAGGACTTTTACCCGAAGCTCATGTTTATTTTGCTCCTTTATTAGTGATTTTAGGGGTAATTAACATTGTTTATGGCGGTTTTGCTTCCTTTGGACAAACCAACATGAAACGCCGTCTAGCTTACTCCTCTGTTTCTCACATGGGATTTGTTTTAATCGGTATTGCTTCTTTCTCTGATTTAGCAATTAGTGGGGCAATGTTACAAATGCTTTCTCACGGTTTAATTGCCGCTTTATTATTCTTCCTTGCTGGTGTAACTTATGACCGCTCCCATACTATGTATTTAGATGAAATGGGTAATATCGGTAAAGCAATGCCTAAAGTATTCGCCTTATTTACTGCTGGTGCATTAGCTTCTTTAGCCTTACCCGGTATGAGTGGATTTGTAAGCGAATTAGCTGTATTTGTTGGGTTTAGTAATAGCCCCATCTATGACTCTAGTTTCCGCACCGTTACTGTGCTTTTAAGTGCTGTAGGTTTAATTGTTACTCCTATTTATCTCTTATCTATGCTCAGACAATTATTCTATGGCAATGACCAAGTGCAAATGTGTGTAATAGGTAAGGAGGAATTGTCCACCACTGATCAAGATAATGAACCGGCGGTGTGTTTTGGCACTAATTGTATTTTACCCACTGAGGCAGTTTATGAAGATGCTAAACCTAGAGAGGTATTTATTGCTCTTTGTTTCCTTGTGTTAGTAGTTGCGATCGGACTTTATCCTAAAATGGCAACTAACCTCTATGATACAACTACTGTAGCTATTAATAGTCAAGTATCTCAAACTTATACCCAAATTGCTGAAACAAATTCTGTTCTAAATCCGTCACAGGTGGCAATAAGGTAG
- the hoxE gene encoding bidirectional hydrogenase complex protein HoxE, with product MTTTIEPPAENTQVKDKRFKILDVVIKKNHGRQDALIQVLHKAQSTFGYLEDDVLIYVARQLKLPLSEVFGVATFYHLFSLKPSGAHNCVVCLGTACYVKGSSELLEKLEEATGLQQGETSADGKVSLLTARCIGACGLAPSVVYDGKVCGKQTADEVVKKVTSWLQE from the coding sequence ATGACTACAACGATCGAACCTCCTGCGGAAAATACACAGGTAAAAGATAAACGATTCAAAATTTTAGATGTAGTTATCAAAAAAAATCACGGCAGACAAGACGCTTTAATTCAAGTTTTACATAAGGCGCAATCAACTTTTGGTTATCTTGAAGATGATGTTTTAATTTATGTTGCTCGACAGTTAAAACTACCTCTTAGTGAAGTGTTTGGAGTGGCTACTTTTTATCATCTTTTTTCCTTAAAGCCTTCTGGTGCTCATAATTGTGTTGTTTGTTTGGGTACGGCTTGTTATGTAAAAGGTTCATCGGAATTACTAGAAAAACTGGAGGAGGCTACTGGATTACAACAGGGGGAAACTTCTGCCGATGGTAAGGTGTCTTTGCTTACGGCTCGTTGTATTGGGGCGTGTGGTTTAGCTCCTTCTGTGGTTTATGACGGTAAGGTGTGTGGTAAACAAACCGCCGACGAGGTTGTCAAAAAAGTCACTAGCTGGTTACAGGAGTAG
- a CDS encoding ApaLI family restriction endonuclease has protein sequence MKIESLKKKELENYCHKYGIKVQSKNTKQQLLELINKDKFNKITNAIKQGKQLELLISQILLISEEYASQLKIQIDLRKEEMRNDDTSHYLIYRVLGISSQEGQKIDEYQNIGRFLYNYAGSFLEEIASLCLLFNNPQGKKTTVKDSFGKKLKTFEIDFLDGNDAIEIKWRDATTDGDHITKEHTRVKAIQNSGYKPIRVMFYYPQREQAIKIQQTLETVYKGVNGEYYAGEQAWNFIRNRTGFDLKQILIDIADQKTPEKS, from the coding sequence ATGAAAATAGAGTCTTTAAAGAAAAAAGAGCTTGAAAATTATTGTCATAAGTATGGTATTAAAGTACAAAGTAAAAATACAAAACAACAATTATTAGAATTAATTAATAAGGATAAATTTAACAAAATTACTAATGCTATCAAACAAGGAAAACAATTAGAGTTATTAATATCACAAATTCTCTTAATTTCGGAAGAATATGCTTCTCAATTAAAAATACAAATTGATTTAAGAAAAGAAGAAATGAGAAATGATGATACTTCCCATTATTTAATTTATAGAGTTTTGGGTATAAGTAGTCAAGAAGGTCAAAAAATAGACGAATATCAAAATATTGGCAGGTTTTTATATAATTATGCAGGTTCTTTTTTAGAAGAAATTGCTTCTTTATGTTTATTATTTAACAATCCTCAAGGAAAAAAAACTACTGTTAAAGATTCTTTTGGTAAAAAACTGAAAACCTTTGAAATTGATTTTTTAGATGGCAATGACGCTATTGAGATTAAATGGAGAGATGCCACTACAGATGGAGACCATATCACGAAAGAGCATACTCGTGTAAAAGCGATACAAAATAGTGGATATAAACCGATTAGAGTAATGTTTTATTATCCTCAAAGAGAACAAGCTATCAAAATTCAACAAACTTTAGAAACAGTTTACAAGGGTGTAAATGGCGAATATTATGCTGGAGAACAAGCATGGAATTTTATTAGAAATCGTACAGGATTTGATTTAAAACAGATTTTAATAGATATTGCCGATCAAAAAACACCAGAAAAAAGTTA
- a CDS encoding DUF1815 family protein: protein MFIRLAQQYREFVKDLVMNLQALAIVLEKRGYIASCYTCGTQLNSASFMVSLGDNHLIRFLVSDYGITWTEMQDDRELMKLEGAEAISQLQELADLVKYQIKASESKIPTYDHSLLVG, encoded by the coding sequence ATGTTTATTCGCTTAGCACAACAATATCGAGAATTTGTTAAAGATTTAGTCATGAATCTACAAGCCTTAGCCATCGTCTTAGAAAAAAGAGGCTATATTGCTTCCTGCTATACTTGTGGAACTCAATTAAATAGTGCCTCCTTTATGGTAAGTTTGGGAGATAATCATTTAATTCGCTTTTTGGTGTCTGACTACGGCATAACTTGGACAGAAATGCAGGATGACAGAGAATTGATGAAACTTGAAGGGGCAGAAGCTATCAGTCAATTACAGGAGTTAGCTGATTTGGTCAAATATCAAATTAAAGCTAGTGAGAGTAAAATACCAACCTATGATCATAGTCTTTTAGTTGGCTAG
- a CDS encoding linear amide C-N hydrolase, with translation MTFLHILKSISLVIPTTLTLSALFGLSVLACTRVVYSGYDNTVITGRSMDWKEDIRSNLWVFPRGRDRSGLAGDNSIEWKSKYGSVVVTGYDIGTADGMNEKGLVANLLYLAESDYGDTQGKPTLSMSLWAQYVLDNYATVAEAVEELKNEPFRIITSTLPNGSHAQLHLAISDSSGDSAIFEYIEGKLVIHHGKEYKVVTNSPTFEKQLALNQYWQSIGGLNFLPGTNRAADRFARAYFLLNSIPKQTVSNYISAVPEQKYENQALASVLSVVRSVSVPLGITTPDQPNIASTVWRVVADQKNKIYYFDSATSPNVFWIDLNQLDFNPTASVKKLSLTNGQFYAGNATNNLVSATPFQFLPVD, from the coding sequence ATGACTTTTTTACACATTCTCAAAAGTATTTCTCTTGTTATACCAACAACTTTAACCTTATCCGCACTTTTTGGCTTGAGTGTGTTAGCCTGTACCCGTGTAGTTTATTCAGGTTATGATAACACGGTTATTACAGGGCGATCAATGGATTGGAAGGAGGACATCCGCTCTAATTTATGGGTTTTTCCGAGGGGACGCGATCGCAGTGGACTAGCAGGGGACAACTCCATTGAATGGAAATCAAAGTATGGTAGCGTCGTGGTGACGGGGTATGACATTGGAACTGCCGACGGCATGAATGAAAAAGGTTTAGTGGCTAATCTTCTCTATTTAGCAGAATCTGACTATGGTGACACACAAGGCAAACCCACCCTTTCCATGAGTCTTTGGGCTCAATATGTCTTAGATAATTATGCAACTGTTGCTGAAGCGGTAGAAGAACTCAAAAACGAGCCTTTCAGAATAATAACATCTACTTTACCTAATGGCTCTCACGCTCAATTACACCTTGCTATTTCTGATAGTAGTGGTGACTCAGCTATTTTTGAATATATTGAGGGTAAATTGGTTATTCATCATGGTAAAGAATATAAAGTTGTAACTAATTCACCTACTTTTGAGAAACAACTAGCCTTAAATCAGTATTGGCAAAGTATTGGTGGTTTAAACTTTCTCCCGGGTACAAATCGAGCGGCGGATCGCTTTGCCCGTGCTTATTTCTTACTCAATTCTATTCCAAAACAAACAGTTTCTAACTACATTAGTGCTGTTCCTGAACAAAAATACGAAAATCAAGCTCTTGCCAGTGTTTTAAGTGTGGTGCGTAGTGTATCTGTTCCTTTAGGGATAACCACCCCAGATCAACCAAATATAGCTTCTACAGTGTGGCGAGTGGTGGCAGATCAGAAAAATAAGATATACTATTTCGACTCGGCTACTAGCCCGAATGTTTTTTGGATTGATCTTAATCAGTTAGATTTTAACCCAACTGCTTCTGTTAAAAAACTTTCTTTAACGAATGGGCAGTTTTATGCGGGGAATGCAACAAATAATCTAGTATCAGCAACGCCTTTTCAATTTTTACCTGTAGATTAG
- a CDS encoding NuoF family protein, whose amino-acid sequence MELHELQAIALETVNSRKPIRVLYCNAAGCQSSGAAEVAKALEDAIASQGLTEKVDLCAVGCMRFCGRGCLVDVHGKLYENVRPEDAYLMILALQNSQVNPTAPEGDYNHPFFALQMPVVLENSGKIDPEKIEDYIAVGGYQQLYHVLHEMTPEEVVKEITISGLRGRGGGGYPTGLKWATVAKMPNEQKYVVCNADEGDPGAFMDRSVLESDPHRIIEGMAIAAYAVGANEGYIYVRAEYPLAIARLQKAIQQAKRKDLLGTQIFDSLFDFKVEIRVGAGAFVCGEETALIASIEGKRGNPTPRPPYPAQSGLWGSPTLINNVETFASVVPIIRQGGAWYSSIGTATSKGTKVFALTGKVQNTGLIEVPMGTSIRQIVMEMGGGVTNNAQVKAVQTGGPSGGCIPFELFDTPVDYESLRELGTMMGSGGMIVIDEDTNMVGLARFYMEFCRGETCGKCIPCRTGTVQLYQMLTKILNGEATEKDLQALRHLSEMVKATSLCGLGQTAPNPVLSTLKYFENEYRELLKV is encoded by the coding sequence ATGGAATTACACGAACTACAGGCGATCGCACTTGAAACCGTTAACTCTCGTAAACCGATTCGGGTTTTATATTGTAATGCCGCAGGTTGTCAATCTTCAGGGGCGGCGGAAGTGGCTAAGGCTTTGGAAGATGCGATCGCATCTCAGGGATTAACAGAGAAAGTTGATTTATGTGCCGTAGGTTGTATGCGTTTTTGCGGTAGAGGTTGCTTAGTAGATGTCCATGGAAAACTCTACGAAAATGTGCGACCAGAAGATGCTTATCTGATGATTTTAGCCCTACAAAATTCCCAAGTAAACCCCACTGCCCCAGAAGGAGACTATAATCATCCCTTCTTTGCCTTACAAATGCCCGTTGTCTTAGAAAACAGTGGCAAAATTGACCCAGAAAAAATAGAAGATTACATCGCCGTTGGTGGTTATCAACAGTTATATCATGTTCTTCATGAAATGACCCCCGAAGAAGTAGTCAAAGAAATTACCATCAGTGGATTAAGAGGCAGAGGTGGAGGAGGTTATCCTACTGGCTTGAAATGGGCAACAGTGGCAAAAATGCCCAATGAGCAGAAATATGTGGTCTGTAATGCTGATGAAGGCGATCCCGGTGCATTTATGGATCGTAGTGTCTTAGAAAGTGATCCCCATCGTATTATTGAAGGAATGGCGATCGCAGCTTATGCAGTGGGGGCAAACGAAGGATATATTTATGTCAGAGCTGAATATCCACTTGCGATCGCCCGATTACAAAAAGCTATTCAACAGGCGAAACGCAAAGACTTGCTAGGTACACAGATATTTGATAGTCTCTTTGACTTTAAAGTAGAAATTCGAGTTGGTGCAGGGGCATTTGTTTGTGGCGAAGAAACCGCCCTTATCGCCTCTATCGAAGGAAAAAGAGGAAATCCTACCCCTCGCCCTCCCTACCCTGCTCAGTCAGGTTTATGGGGAAGCCCAACCCTCATTAATAATGTGGAAACTTTTGCTAGTGTTGTACCAATTATTCGTCAAGGAGGGGCATGGTATAGCAGTATTGGCACAGCTACCAGTAAGGGTACAAAAGTTTTTGCTTTAACAGGTAAAGTCCAGAATACAGGCTTAATCGAAGTGCCGATGGGGACATCTATTCGACAAATTGTCATGGAAATGGGAGGAGGTGTCACCAATAACGCCCAAGTTAAAGCAGTGCAAACGGGAGGACCTTCTGGGGGATGTATTCCCTTTGAGCTTTTTGACACCCCTGTTGACTATGAATCACTGAGGGAATTAGGCACAATGATGGGTTCAGGGGGAATGATTGTTATTGATGAAGATACTAACATGGTGGGATTAGCCCGATTTTATATGGAATTTTGTCGGGGGGAAACCTGCGGTAAATGTATTCCTTGTCGTACGGGTACTGTGCAACTGTATCAGATGTTGACAAAAATCCTCAACGGCGAAGCCACAGAAAAAGACTTACAAGCATTAAGACACCTATCAGAAATGGTGAAAGCTACTAGCCTTTGTGGTTTAGGACAAACCGCCCCTAATCCTGTGTTAAGCACCCTGAAATATTTTGAAAATGAATATCGGGAG
- the gghA gene encoding glucosylglycerol hydrolase, which yields MGIEDKKEEKKLVYLVEEETQKLIKWVKNIEKSDDLTIFEKNQEIVTRLGTHYRSDGLTEIGFWTPKLMREVLHPKDIYLEIFTPLEKIDWRKPSQNIKFRRDCVCLERYDIYFWGVIAGLQAGTRDNAGSFYWLRYVTPSGKVEIIRDVMAYSLPYGIFAPAELYDIDSLQKERADIDYFKHTGTIRDKKIPRVSDPRHILQLHVGTATQEGTFEGLIHLYRTIGDKIRKNQTLSPYEQNYVGYDAIQLLPVEPTIEYRRDFSNHSTMFHITTDVNGLDRDLSHEPIVVKLSKPNTQNWGYDVPILGSNATNPSFLGTLRPDELFDFIGVLHNFPEKPIKLIYDLVYGHADNQGELLVNRLFFKGPNMYGQDLNHQSPMVRALLLEMQRRKINTGADGIRIDGGQDFRFFNPLSGRVEYDDQYLLAMSDVVQEIEGYKRRLFTIFEDGRPWPEEGWEEKSTYVDLIKLKSESYQWGPLIFAHNTPALKGFWDRKWSRVCEVMTQGQNWITGCGNHDTFRRGNQIPLDSDVNEFLGDSLNEIIYNAYDNPAVALWVYGFSPGLPMDFINVLMHTPWMFFRNTDEEYGVKVVCEEVGFLDWRITEQLYQRDDVFTRMKSWGFRELHQLKEFTHTLNSTMIAKDYDLEEVILACQSCFKEVDGAYCDLETLKFLKQAEMIDFLQNLDSDRLKQWANMFMEDCYQVCNVSHYFEKVDPAYTDFNLSLRHFRSQHRWIHNNIQGSDRFNRISEDGATIFYGIRTNPDNTDEKLALVVNLEGKSREINLLDWLQLDVDEWEIVFTTPNLLPPEDIKDLNCFPLAQSQGFLLKSKK from the coding sequence ATGGGTATAGAAGACAAAAAAGAAGAAAAAAAATTAGTTTATTTAGTAGAGGAAGAAACTCAAAAACTGATTAAATGGGTTAAAAATATTGAAAAATCCGATGATTTAACTATATTTGAGAAAAATCAGGAGATTGTTACCCGTTTAGGGACTCATTATCGTAGTGATGGTTTAACAGAAATAGGTTTTTGGACTCCTAAGTTAATGAGGGAAGTGCTTCACCCTAAAGATATTTACTTAGAAATTTTTACTCCCCTTGAAAAAATTGACTGGCGTAAACCTTCTCAAAATATTAAATTTAGGAGAGATTGTGTTTGTTTAGAGAGATACGATATTTATTTTTGGGGAGTAATTGCAGGATTACAAGCTGGAACAAGAGATAATGCTGGATCTTTTTATTGGTTAAGATACGTTACTCCTTCGGGTAAGGTTGAGATTATCAGAGATGTTATGGCTTATTCCCTGCCTTATGGAATCTTTGCCCCTGCTGAACTTTATGACATAGACAGTCTGCAAAAGGAAAGAGCGGATATAGACTATTTTAAGCACACGGGTACTATTAGAGATAAGAAAATACCTAGGGTTTCAGATCCAAGACATATTCTACAACTTCATGTAGGCACTGCTACTCAAGAGGGAACTTTTGAAGGATTAATTCACCTTTACCGCACCATTGGCGATAAAATCCGCAAAAATCAAACTCTTTCTCCCTATGAGCAAAATTATGTGGGTTATGATGCCATTCAATTATTACCCGTTGAGCCTACCATCGAATATAGACGGGATTTCAGCAATCATAGCACCATGTTTCATATTACCACTGATGTTAATGGACTCGATCGCGACTTGTCTCATGAGCCTATTGTAGTGAAACTATCAAAACCTAATACTCAAAATTGGGGTTATGATGTTCCTATTCTTGGTTCAAATGCGACTAATCCTAGTTTTTTGGGAACTCTGCGCCCGGATGAGTTATTTGATTTTATTGGTGTTTTACACAATTTTCCTGAAAAGCCGATTAAATTAATTTATGATTTAGTTTATGGTCATGCCGATAACCAAGGGGAATTACTGGTAAACCGTCTCTTTTTCAAAGGCCCCAATATGTATGGACAAGATTTAAACCATCAATCACCAATGGTAAGGGCGTTACTATTAGAAATGCAACGAAGAAAAATCAATACGGGGGCAGATGGTATTAGAATCGACGGAGGACAAGATTTTCGCTTTTTTAATCCTCTCAGTGGTCGAGTGGAATATGATGATCAATATCTACTAGCCATGAGTGATGTAGTTCAGGAAATAGAAGGTTATAAAAGACGGTTATTTACTATTTTTGAAGATGGAAGGCCTTGGCCTGAAGAGGGTTGGGAAGAAAAATCAACCTATGTGGATTTAATTAAACTTAAATCAGAATCCTATCAGTGGGGGCCTTTAATTTTTGCCCATAATACCCCTGCTTTAAAAGGTTTTTGGGATAGAAAATGGAGTCGGGTTTGTGAGGTAATGACTCAGGGTCAAAATTGGATTACTGGATGTGGAAATCATGATACTTTTAGGAGAGGAAATCAAATACCCTTAGATTCGGATGTTAATGAGTTTTTAGGGGATTCCTTAAATGAAATTATTTACAATGCCTATGATAATCCTGCCGTAGCTTTATGGGTATATGGTTTTAGTCCTGGTTTACCTATGGATTTTATCAATGTTTTGATGCACACCCCTTGGATGTTTTTCCGTAATACTGATGAAGAATATGGAGTAAAAGTGGTTTGTGAGGAGGTGGGTTTTCTTGATTGGCGCATTACTGAGCAGTTATATCAAAGAGATGACGTATTTACCCGTATGAAGTCTTGGGGATTTAGAGAATTACATCAGTTAAAAGAATTTACCCATACTCTCAACTCGACGATGATTGCTAAAGATTATGACTTAGAAGAGGTAATTTTAGCCTGTCAGAGTTGTTTTAAAGAAGTTGATGGTGCTTATTGCGATTTAGAAACTCTTAAATTTCTCAAACAAGCAGAAATGATTGATTTTCTTCAAAATTTAGATAGCGATCGCCTCAAACAATGGGCTAATATGTTTATGGAAGACTGTTATCAAGTGTGTAATGTATCTCATTATTTTGAAAAAGTAGATCCTGCTTACACCGATTTTAATTTGTCTCTCCGACATTTTCGCTCTCAACATCGTTGGATACACAATAACATACAAGGAAGCGATCGCTTCAACCGTATTAGCGAAGATGGTGCAACAATCTTTTATGGCATCCGTACTAATCCTGATAATACAGATGAAAAATTGGCATTAGTGGTAAACCTAGAAGGAAAATCAAGAGAAATCAATCTTTTAGACTGGTTACAACTAGATGTAGATGAATGGGAAATTGTTTTTACAACCCCCAACTTATTACCCCCAGAAGATATTAAAGATTTAAACTGTTTTCCTCTGGCACAAAGTCAGGGATTTTTGCTCAAAAGCAAGAAATAA
- a CDS encoding HypC/HybG/HupF family hydrogenase formation chaperone, translated as MCLAVPGKVIEIISSDNLLDLKGKISFAGIIKEVCLAYVPEVKINDYVVVHAGFALSIIDEQEAKQTLDDLATIKNLDKEVAK; from the coding sequence ATGTGTTTAGCAGTTCCGGGAAAAGTAATTGAGATAATATCTAGTGATAATCTCTTAGATTTAAAAGGAAAAATAAGTTTTGCGGGGATTATAAAAGAAGTATGTTTAGCTTATGTTCCTGAAGTAAAAATCAATGATTATGTTGTTGTTCATGCTGGTTTTGCATTGAGTATTATAGATGAACAAGAAGCCAAACAAACCTTGGATGATTTAGCTACGATCAAGAATTTAGATAAAGAGGTTGCTAAATAG
- a CDS encoding four helix bundle protein, with the protein MEIAEQCYFVTKKFLKEELYGMVLQIRKSSSSILANISEGYGRRSSGDYKRFLSIAQGFVNETETHLLLSARVGLCTLKDIETIINNLKEETRMIYTLIKKLNY; encoded by the coding sequence ATGGAAATTGCTGAACAATGTTATTTTGTGACCAAAAAATTTCTAAAAGAAGAATTATACGGGATGGTTTTACAAATTAGAAAATCATCATCATCTATACTAGCAAATATATCTGAAGGTTATGGAAGAAGATCTTCGGGAGATTATAAGCGTTTTTTAAGCATAGCTCAGGGTTTTGTAAATGAAACAGAAACTCATCTTCTTTTATCCGCAAGAGTAGGCTTATGTACACTTAAAGATATAGAAACAATTATTAACAACTTGAAAGAAGAAACTAGAATGATTTATACTCTTATCAAAAAATTAAATTATTAA